A stretch of Armatimonadota bacterium DNA encodes these proteins:
- a CDS encoding FkbM family methyltransferase, giving the protein MKRLRKALGPLAHALMRNVTYRMNQGPSRGMKRKGGFGFLYKPPSREETFITSLNLEGKVVYDIGSHIGLFTMYFAKAVGPNGQVIAFEPHPLFFRKVSEHIAINKLDNATARNFAIGGEKGMATMTFRPGFGGTPSIEPGHQQNMMREKGIMSADVPVDTIDNQIAENNLPPPNFVKMDVEGFEVPALLGMRETLEKHHPALFIELHGVTEEMQVENAQKVVDYLVGFGYDITHVESGDKIVSANAPSAKMGHLYCV; this is encoded by the coding sequence ATGAAAAGACTGCGCAAGGCGCTGGGGCCGTTGGCGCACGCCCTGATGAGAAACGTTACCTATCGCATGAACCAGGGTCCTTCGCGCGGGATGAAGCGCAAGGGCGGGTTCGGCTTTCTTTACAAACCTCCCTCGCGCGAAGAGACCTTCATCACCAGCCTCAATTTGGAGGGCAAGGTCGTTTACGACATTGGCAGCCACATCGGGCTCTTTACCATGTACTTTGCCAAAGCGGTGGGGCCCAACGGCCAGGTGATCGCCTTCGAACCGCATCCGCTGTTTTTTAGGAAGGTGTCCGAGCATATCGCGATCAACAAGCTGGACAACGCGACGGCGCGCAACTTTGCGATCGGTGGAGAGAAGGGCATGGCAACGATGACTTTTCGACCCGGTTTTGGCGGCACACCCAGCATCGAGCCGGGCCATCAGCAGAACATGATGCGCGAGAAGGGGATTATGAGCGCGGATGTGCCGGTCGACACGATCGACAATCAGATTGCAGAGAACAATTTGCCGCCGCCGAACTTTGTGAAGATGGACGTAGAGGGATTCGAGGTTCCGGCCCTATTAGGCATGAGAGAGACGTTGGAGAAGCATCATCCCGCGCTGTTTATCGAGCTTCACGGGGTAACCGAGGAGATGCAGGTAGAAAACGCTCAGAAGGTAGTGGATTACTTGGTCGGATTTGGGTACGACATCACGCACGTGGAATCGGGCGACAAGATTGTTTCGGCCAACGCTCCCAGCGCAAAGATGGGGCACTTGTACTGCGTGTAA
- a CDS encoding ABC transporter permease, with translation MTPPPIKGHPLSISLFLRRNPGRAIPLIVVLALAGLTIAGVIALLRSIDGTILKIYDYNRFFAAITPRGSGDLQPELGVLARQAPGLKETFETSVCVMNAQTIVGRMPFVIFGLRQEEMPKMAAYCKTNLAEGRFPGPGEAAVALSDPVMRNKGLKLGDTVLSPLTPDQFAPTPVRLVGRLSGDVWLGLASYEFVDQNFYPALNNLLLFAESPRDQKRMDRWLEEQFKGKRARVWTYGLIVEETHRSFRNLYFIINIVVVVIALMLSVMMGMLANIYFQQRIVEFGLLQAIGFTRAALLRRVVGETLVVVTLGWATGAITAYAVMTAVREWAMEPRGLVLKPDEWMPYLYTLPVPVFVLAFAAGTIAWRLRRFDPVAIVERKIV, from the coding sequence GTGACGCCGCCTCCTATCAAGGGGCATCCCCTCTCGATCTCTCTCTTTCTTCGGCGGAATCCCGGTCGAGCGATACCCCTGATCGTCGTGCTGGCCTTGGCCGGGCTGACCATTGCCGGCGTGATCGCGCTGTTGCGCTCGATCGACGGCACGATTCTCAAGATTTACGACTATAACCGATTCTTTGCCGCCATCACCCCTCGCGGCTCGGGCGATTTGCAGCCCGAACTGGGCGTGCTGGCGAGGCAGGCCCCCGGCCTGAAAGAGACCTTTGAAACCAGCGTCTGCGTGATGAACGCCCAGACGATCGTTGGCCGGATGCCGTTTGTCATCTTTGGGCTTAGACAGGAGGAGATGCCCAAAATGGCCGCCTACTGTAAGACTAATCTCGCCGAGGGAAGATTCCCAGGGCCGGGCGAGGCCGCCGTCGCGCTTTCCGACCCTGTAATGCGCAACAAGGGACTAAAACTGGGCGACACCGTGCTCTCTCCGCTGACTCCCGATCAGTTTGCGCCGACACCTGTCAGGCTGGTCGGTCGTTTGAGCGGCGACGTATGGCTCGGGCTGGCCTCTTACGAGTTTGTCGACCAGAACTTCTATCCGGCGCTGAACAATCTGCTGCTCTTTGCGGAATCGCCTCGCGATCAGAAGCGGATGGATCGCTGGCTTGAGGAACAGTTCAAGGGCAAACGCGCCCGAGTTTGGACATATGGCCTGATCGTTGAGGAGACGCATCGCTCGTTTCGCAACCTCTATTTCATCATCAACATTGTCGTTGTGGTGATCGCCCTGATGCTCTCGGTAATGATGGGGATGCTGGCCAACATTTATTTTCAACAGAGAATCGTCGAGTTTGGGCTTCTGCAGGCGATCGGATTCACGCGGGCTGCCCTGCTTCGTAGGGTGGTGGGCGAGACTTTGGTCGTCGTAACGCTGGGTTGGGCGACCGGGGCGATAACGGCCTATGCGGTCATGACCGCTGTTCGAGAGTGGGCGATGGAACCCCGCGGTTTGGTGCTCAAGCCTGATGAGTGGATGCCCTACCTCTATACGCTGCCTGTGCCCGTGTTCGTGCTCGCCTTTGCGGCGGGCACCATCGCATGGAGGCTCCGGCGATTTGATCCTGTGGCCATAGTCGAGAGGAAAATCGTTTGA
- the kdsA gene encoding 3-deoxy-8-phosphooctulonate synthase, whose translation MVEIGGAKFGGERLALIAGPCVAESLDLCRQIAETMRSICARFDIPYVFKASFDKANRSSGASRRGPGIDAGLEVLSRIRSEFDLPVTTDVHEPSQCAPVAEVVDLLQIPAFLCRQTDLLEAAARTGRAVNVKKGQFLAPEDCKNIVVKLESAGCNQILLTERGTTFGYRALIVDMAGIPVMRSFGCPVVFDATHSAQRPGALGDQTGGHRESIPTMASAAVAAGVDAIFMEVHPDPENAWSDAATQWPLGQAEALLRSLVRIRQALRDS comes from the coding sequence ATGGTGGAGATTGGCGGCGCAAAGTTCGGCGGGGAGCGCTTGGCGCTCATCGCAGGCCCCTGCGTCGCTGAGAGCCTTGACCTGTGCCGTCAGATTGCCGAGACGATGAGGTCGATCTGCGCTCGCTTCGACATTCCTTATGTCTTTAAGGCGTCTTTCGACAAGGCCAATCGCTCGTCCGGAGCCTCGCGCAGGGGACCGGGGATCGACGCCGGGCTGGAGGTTCTCTCGCGCATACGCTCGGAGTTCGATCTGCCCGTTACGACCGACGTGCACGAGCCGTCTCAGTGCGCTCCAGTAGCCGAAGTCGTCGATTTGTTGCAGATACCCGCGTTCTTGTGCCGTCAGACCGATCTGTTGGAAGCCGCGGCCCGTACGGGCAGGGCCGTGAACGTTAAAAAGGGCCAGTTCCTTGCTCCAGAAGATTGCAAAAACATCGTGGTCAAGTTAGAATCGGCGGGCTGCAACCAAATCTTGCTGACCGAGCGCGGCACGACATTCGGATATCGCGCTCTGATCGTGGATATGGCCGGGATACCGGTAATGAGGAGTTTTGGGTGTCCGGTTGTGTTCGACGCCACTCACAGCGCTCAGCGGCCCGGCGCATTGGGCGATCAGACGGGCGGCCATCGAGAATCGATCCCCACCATGGCGAGCGCGGCGGTGGCGGCCGGCGTCGATGCGATCTTTATGGAGGTCCATCCCGACCCGGAAAATGCTTGGAGCGATGCAGCGACCCAATGGCCCTTAGGCCAAGCCGAAGCGCTGCTCAGATCGCTTGTTCGGATAAGGCAGGCCCTTCGGGATTCATAG
- a CDS encoding tail fiber domain-containing protein, which translates to MRHARLLLSLLAAVTVVCSLYSQGPNWVYQGQLKDSTGFANGNFDFQFWLYDALTAGNIVAGPLAVNNVTVTKGTFTVELNFGAAPFMGAPRWLQLAVRPSGGGSYNIVAPRQPITAAPYSLYSAGPWQTVGNTVNYPGSVGIGTPSPIQTLDVNGRIHVGSGVIQRGGAALTATTDLGLYQQIASSWMRFVTNGGPFRWYSDSGIGTTPIMSLMANGFLGIGTGAASPLDKLHVDDTAPVRMLLRTTTANGFAGVRANNPQKEWFFGLDSAGNRWAVVDNSGGGTPRLSVEAGNGYVGVGIGLAAAAFRIDLPNLANADGRGRANQWTTYSSRDWKEEIHPIESAIAKVMQLEGVRFRWKQEYGGTLDLGFIIEEVEQVLPEIINYDENGKAVAIDYGRIVPVTVQAIKEQQRQIDLLRGQNAEMKGELERLYQLIEQLLETKARK; encoded by the coding sequence ATGCGTCATGCACGCTTACTTCTGTCGTTGCTCGCAGCCGTTACCGTGGTCTGCTCGCTCTACTCCCAAGGTCCAAACTGGGTTTACCAGGGTCAGTTGAAGGATTCGACCGGATTCGCCAACGGTAATTTCGACTTCCAGTTTTGGTTATACGACGCACTCACGGCAGGCAACATAGTCGCCGGACCCCTTGCCGTCAACAACGTTACGGTGACCAAGGGCACCTTTACGGTCGAACTGAACTTTGGGGCGGCTCCGTTCATGGGCGCTCCTCGGTGGCTTCAGTTGGCCGTTCGGCCCAGCGGAGGCGGCAGTTACAACATCGTCGCGCCGCGCCAGCCGATCACCGCTGCGCCCTATTCGCTCTATTCGGCCGGACCTTGGCAGACGGTCGGAAACACCGTCAACTATCCCGGCTCGGTTGGAATAGGCACTCCCTCTCCCATTCAAACCTTAGATGTCAACGGTCGTATTCATGTGGGCAGCGGCGTTATCCAGAGAGGCGGCGCGGCGCTAACCGCCACCACAGACCTGGGGCTTTACCAGCAAATCGCCAGCTCCTGGATGCGTTTTGTCACCAATGGAGGGCCGTTCCGATGGTATTCCGACTCGGGAATCGGCACCACTCCGATCATGTCTCTAATGGCCAACGGTTTCTTGGGAATCGGGACTGGCGCGGCCTCGCCTTTAGACAAACTCCATGTGGACGATACGGCGCCCGTCCGGATGTTGCTAAGGACAACGACAGCGAATGGCTTCGCCGGCGTGAGAGCGAACAACCCTCAAAAAGAGTGGTTTTTCGGTCTCGATTCGGCCGGCAATCGCTGGGCCGTGGTAGACAACAGCGGCGGCGGGACTCCGCGACTGTCGGTCGAGGCCGGAAACGGTTACGTCGGCGTGGGTATTGGACTTGCGGCAGCCGCTTTTCGCATCGATCTTCCGAACCTAGCGAATGCGGATGGAAGGGGTCGGGCCAATCAATGGACGACCTACTCCTCTCGCGACTGGAAAGAGGAAATCCATCCCATCGAGAGCGCAATAGCAAAAGTCATGCAGCTCGAAGGCGTTCGATTTCGCTGGAAGCAGGAGTACGGCGGCACGCTGGACTTGGGCTTCATCATCGAAGAAGTCGAGCAAGTCCTGCCCGAGATCATCAATTACGACGAGAACGGCAAAGCGGTCGCCATCGACTATGGGCGCATCGTCCCCGTAACCGTTCAGGCGATCAAGGAGCAACAGCGGCAGATCGACCTGTTGCGCGGTCAAAACGCCGAGATGAAGGGCGAACTGGAGCGGCTCTATCAGCTAATCGAGCAACTCCTCGAGACCAAGGCTCGCAAGTAG
- a CDS encoding S8 family serine peptidase, with product MTDKRRWVGALGLLIATVAASVGTISLTEPKAPLAVALSTVAEKIGVAEKPQPPSRNANKPEPLPIPIDGYFSPGDKHKFLSKTPEASREILDAGGRMLDDYGSFQLFEVSTELARQLIGRPSIELRDDMNVVYLNVEQIDTTIPSGQKYRSQIEGFDGKRLHLIQFNGPIRQAWIDQLEGWGVQRIAYIPENAYLVYGDFASLSALQTESRNAAHVQWEAPFYEEFRIHPNAIRLPVEAFEIQRVRDEKSNDAGDALIKHLGGETIVSDHSMGYYNLTVRLSKAELDQVAALPDVVSIHPYIEPELLDERQNQIISGNITGNVPTGPGYLAWLGTKGFTQAQFTASGFTVDVSDQGIDNATTSPNHFGLYVNGVRPGTSRVAYHRNEGTVGSHTGRGCAGHGTIDAFIVAGYNNSSGFPHADASGFRYGLGVCPFVKVGGSVIFDPGFTNPDFENLQSRAYRDTARISTNSWGAAVGGAYNTNAQRYDFLVRDAQPAGSAVPNAGNQEMVIVFAAGNSGSGSTTIGSPATGKNVITVGASENVHPFGGSDGCAIPDSGADNLNDIIGFSSRGPCTDGRIKPDIVAPGTHVTGGVYQVANPPANGQADPCYNGSNVCGGVGSIFFPAGQQWYTASSGTSHACPAVAGAAALVRQFFINQSLAAPSPAMTKAFLMNSARYITGTGAGGNLPSNSQGMGLTDMGRAFDGTGRVLKDQVGAQMFTATGQTRTFTGTILDNTKPFRVTLAWTDAPGNTSGAAYNNNLDLEVTVGGQTYLGNVFTGANSVTGGTADIRNNVESVFLPAGVTGSFSITVKATNINSDGVPNVGGALDQDFGLVVYNGSEVALPAIGIGAVSLMSESCLPGNNNPDPGEGVVYNITLENTGNAATVNLVATMQGNANVLPITPSQNYGVIGIGSSAIRPFSFALYGNCDQNVTVTLQLQDGATDLGTVQFTLRLGDLGAPAVLNYSSGNLSVPLPDLTTTEHTINVADAHAVAKVRVRVRFNHTFNGDLVVSLVHPDGTAIVLSNRRGGSGDNFGSGANNCSGTFTVFDDDAATPISSGSAPFAGTFRPDQALSGLNGKATNGDWKIRIADVAGGDSGTLFCWQLELTYRTPICCDVALGPRVPWYTIDGGGGTFSTGGGFTIGGTAGQHDANVNPQTAPGGFALKGGFWLEPLLGDVNGDGCVDDIDLARVLSAFGMSGPLNEDVNGDGIVDDVDLAIVLSQFGVGC from the coding sequence ATGACCGACAAAAGACGCTGGGTCGGCGCTTTGGGACTATTGATCGCGACGGTCGCCGCATCGGTCGGAACGATATCGCTGACCGAACCAAAGGCGCCGCTTGCCGTTGCTCTCTCGACCGTTGCCGAAAAGATCGGCGTCGCCGAGAAACCCCAGCCGCCAAGCCGAAACGCAAACAAACCGGAGCCGTTGCCAATACCGATAGACGGCTACTTTAGCCCGGGCGACAAGCACAAATTTCTGTCCAAGACGCCCGAAGCCTCGCGAGAGATTCTGGACGCGGGCGGACGGATGTTGGACGACTACGGCTCGTTCCAACTGTTCGAGGTCTCGACCGAACTGGCTCGCCAACTCATAGGGCGACCAAGCATCGAGCTTCGCGACGACATGAACGTCGTTTATCTGAACGTCGAGCAGATCGATACGACGATCCCCAGCGGCCAAAAGTACCGATCGCAGATCGAGGGATTCGACGGCAAGCGGCTGCATCTGATTCAGTTTAACGGACCGATCCGCCAGGCGTGGATCGATCAGTTGGAGGGCTGGGGCGTGCAACGCATCGCCTATATCCCAGAAAACGCCTACCTCGTCTACGGCGATTTTGCCTCGCTGAGCGCCTTGCAGACCGAATCGCGCAACGCGGCGCACGTTCAGTGGGAGGCGCCTTTCTACGAGGAGTTCCGAATCCATCCGAACGCCATACGATTGCCGGTCGAGGCATTCGAAATCCAGCGCGTGCGCGACGAGAAGAGCAACGACGCGGGCGATGCTTTGATCAAGCATCTGGGCGGCGAAACGATCGTCTCCGACCATAGCATGGGGTACTACAATCTGACCGTTCGCCTGTCAAAGGCCGAGCTGGATCAGGTCGCCGCGCTCCCCGATGTCGTTTCGATCCATCCTTACATCGAGCCAGAGTTGCTCGACGAGCGGCAGAATCAGATCATTTCGGGCAATATCACGGGCAATGTCCCCACCGGCCCGGGCTACTTGGCCTGGCTCGGCACAAAGGGCTTTACCCAGGCGCAGTTTACGGCCTCGGGTTTCACGGTCGATGTGTCCGACCAGGGAATCGACAACGCGACCACCTCGCCCAACCACTTTGGCCTTTACGTGAACGGCGTGCGACCCGGCACAAGCCGAGTGGCCTACCATCGCAATGAAGGCACCGTCGGATCGCACACGGGCCGCGGCTGTGCGGGCCACGGCACTATCGACGCCTTTATAGTGGCGGGATACAACAATAGTTCAGGCTTCCCCCATGCCGACGCTTCTGGCTTTCGGTACGGCCTTGGAGTCTGTCCGTTTGTAAAAGTAGGCGGGTCCGTCATTTTTGACCCCGGCTTTACAAACCCTGACTTTGAAAATCTTCAGAGCCGAGCCTATCGGGATACCGCGCGAATCAGCACCAACAGCTGGGGCGCGGCAGTGGGCGGCGCATACAATACAAACGCGCAGAGATATGACTTTTTAGTGCGCGACGCACAGCCTGCCGGTTCGGCTGTGCCTAACGCCGGCAATCAAGAGATGGTGATCGTCTTCGCCGCCGGAAACTCGGGTTCCGGTTCGACCACGATTGGCTCGCCGGCTACAGGAAAGAACGTCATCACGGTCGGCGCGTCCGAAAACGTGCATCCGTTCGGCGGGAGCGATGGTTGCGCGATCCCCGATTCGGGGGCGGACAATCTCAACGACATCATCGGCTTCTCCAGTCGAGGCCCATGCACGGATGGCCGCATCAAGCCCGACATCGTCGCTCCGGGCACGCACGTAACCGGAGGGGTCTATCAGGTGGCCAATCCGCCTGCAAACGGACAAGCCGATCCCTGTTACAACGGCAGTAACGTCTGCGGCGGCGTCGGCAGTATCTTCTTCCCAGCGGGCCAGCAGTGGTATACGGCCTCCTCGGGCACCAGCCATGCCTGCCCAGCAGTCGCGGGCGCAGCGGCATTGGTGCGGCAGTTCTTCATCAACCAGAGTCTGGCCGCCCCCAGCCCGGCTATGACCAAAGCATTTCTGATGAACTCCGCAAGGTACATAACTGGGACCGGAGCAGGCGGCAACCTGCCGTCGAACAGCCAAGGCATGGGGTTGACCGACATGGGCCGCGCCTTCGACGGAACAGGCCGCGTGCTGAAGGATCAGGTCGGCGCGCAGATGTTTACGGCGACCGGACAGACCAGGACGTTCACTGGCACGATCTTAGACAACACGAAGCCGTTTCGAGTAACGCTTGCATGGACGGACGCGCCCGGAAACACCAGCGGCGCGGCCTACAACAACAATCTGGACCTCGAAGTTACCGTCGGCGGCCAAACCTATCTGGGCAATGTCTTCACCGGAGCCAATTCCGTAACGGGCGGCACGGCCGACATCAGAAACAACGTCGAAAGCGTGTTTCTGCCCGCTGGCGTAACAGGTTCATTCTCCATCACCGTAAAGGCGACCAACATCAACTCCGACGGCGTGCCCAACGTCGGCGGCGCTCTGGATCAGGACTTCGGCCTTGTTGTTTACAACGGTTCCGAGGTCGCTCTACCGGCCATCGGCATTGGAGCAGTCTCGCTGATGTCTGAATCGTGCTTGCCCGGGAACAACAATCCCGATCCAGGCGAAGGCGTCGTATACAACATAACGTTGGAAAACACCGGCAACGCGGCAACCGTCAACTTGGTCGCAACGATGCAAGGCAACGCCAACGTGCTGCCCATCACCCCCAGCCAAAACTACGGCGTCATCGGCATCGGCTCTTCTGCCATCAGGCCGTTCAGCTTCGCCCTATATGGGAACTGTGACCAGAACGTAACGGTAACGCTCCAGCTTCAGGACGGAGCCACCGACCTTGGAACCGTGCAGTTTACGCTGCGCCTTGGAGACCTGGGAGCGCCGGCTGTGCTGAACTACAGCAGCGGCAACCTCTCGGTGCCTCTGCCCGACTTGACGACCACAGAGCACACGATCAACGTTGCCGATGCGCACGCAGTCGCTAAGGTCCGCGTGCGAGTACGCTTCAATCATACGTTCAACGGCGACCTCGTCGTGAGCCTCGTGCATCCGGACGGCACGGCGATCGTTCTCAGTAATCGCCGCGGCGGTTCGGGCGATAACTTTGGCTCTGGCGCAAACAACTGTAGCGGCACGTTCACGGTCTTTGACGACGATGCCGCAACGCCGATCTCGTCCGGTTCGGCGCCTTTTGCCGGCACCTTCCGACCCGATCAAGCGCTCTCTGGCTTGAACGGAAAAGCGACCAACGGCGATTGGAAGATCCGTATAGCAGACGTTGCCGGAGGCGATTCTGGAACGCTCTTCTGCTGGCAATTGGAACTGACCTATCGTACGCCCATTTGTTGCGACGTTGCGCTCGGGCCTAGAGTGCCATGGTACACCATTGACGGTGGCGGCGGCACGTTCAGCACGGGCGGCGGCTTCACCATCGGCGGCACGGCAGGACAGCACGATGCCAACGTCAATCCGCAGACGGCGCCCGGCGGCTTTGCGCTGAAGGGCGGATTCTGGCTGGAGCCGCTGTTAGGCGACGTGAACGGCGACGGATGCGTAGACGACATCGACTTGGCGCGGGTTCTGTCGGCGTTCGGCATGTCTGGGCCGCTCAACGAGGACGTCAACGGCGACGGAATCGTGGACGATGTCGATCTGGCAATCGTTCTGTCGCAGTTCGGCGTCGGCTGTTAG
- a CDS encoding sugar phosphate isomerase/epimerase, whose product MRVISCNAASYGPYPSRIWDHLPSLGVKHVELPLPDDPESVKSKLEQADMKVSSLMLPREIVEWDAQKAEQAFKTVARLGAKIAFLSLHEKSDQIIKKMRELGEIAGANGVVIAIETHPELAHNAEIALQTLEAINSPHVRYNFDTANIYYYNKSADACEELTKAMPAVVSLHLKDTEGNYRDFNFPPLGDGIVDFPRIFTILDEAGFDGPCAMELEGIEGESPTESQVLERVEASVQYLERIGAL is encoded by the coding sequence ATGAGAGTCATCTCCTGCAACGCGGCTAGCTACGGACCCTACCCGTCTCGAATCTGGGATCACTTGCCGTCTTTGGGCGTCAAGCATGTCGAATTGCCCTTGCCCGACGACCCAGAGAGCGTCAAAAGCAAGTTGGAGCAGGCAGACATGAAAGTTTCGAGCCTGATGCTTCCCAGAGAAATCGTCGAATGGGACGCTCAGAAGGCCGAGCAAGCCTTTAAGACCGTTGCACGGCTTGGCGCAAAGATCGCATTCTTGAGCCTTCACGAAAAGAGCGATCAAATCATCAAAAAGATGCGCGAGTTGGGCGAGATCGCCGGGGCGAACGGCGTTGTCATCGCGATAGAGACCCATCCAGAACTGGCTCACAACGCGGAAATCGCCCTCCAAACGCTGGAAGCCATTAACTCGCCGCACGTGCGCTACAACTTCGATACCGCCAACATCTATTACTACAACAAGAGCGCGGATGCCTGCGAGGAGTTGACCAAAGCGATGCCGGCGGTCGTCAGCCTGCATCTGAAGGACACCGAGGGGAACTATCGGGACTTCAACTTTCCACCTTTGGGAGATGGGATAGTCGATTTTCCACGCATCTTCACAATATTGGACGAGGCAGGCTTCGATGGTCCGTGCGCCATGGAGTTGGAAGGCATCGAAGGCGAAAGTCCAACCGAATCCCAGGTTTTGGAGCGCGTGGAGGCCTCGGTTCAGTATCTGGAGCGCATCGGCGCGCTGTGA
- a CDS encoding ATP-binding cassette domain-containing protein → MIVAHQAELDYQDGDRIVRAVHDLSLIIDPGEFIGILGPSGSGKSSLLYLLSGLKIATSGQISFKGADYSKMGDSERSFLRRARFGFVFQQPYLLGYLNVLENVLAPAMDAKRSRTKAMELLIDLGLGDKAHRFPAALSGGERQRACIARALINDPAVIFADEPTASLDRENGMHVVELLNAHRGEGAVVLVTHDPQTLEYANRVYTLQDGSVLENGQAFDPKRP, encoded by the coding sequence ATGATCGTGGCTCATCAGGCAGAGCTGGATTACCAAGACGGCGATCGCATCGTGCGCGCGGTGCACGATCTGAGCCTGATCATTGATCCCGGCGAATTCATCGGCATACTGGGGCCGTCCGGCTCCGGAAAGAGCTCGTTGCTCTACCTCCTCAGCGGCCTTAAGATTGCAACTTCCGGTCAGATTTCCTTCAAAGGAGCGGACTACTCCAAGATGGGCGACAGCGAGCGGAGCTTTCTGCGCCGAGCCCGTTTTGGCTTTGTGTTCCAACAGCCCTATCTCTTGGGCTATTTGAACGTCTTGGAGAACGTGTTGGCGCCCGCTATGGATGCCAAGCGGTCGAGAACGAAGGCAATGGAACTCCTGATCGATCTGGGTTTGGGCGACAAAGCGCATCGATTTCCAGCGGCCTTATCGGGCGGCGAGAGGCAAAGAGCTTGCATAGCCAGAGCGCTGATCAACGATCCGGCCGTGATCTTTGCCGATGAGCCGACCGCATCATTGGATCGAGAGAACGGAATGCACGTGGTCGAACTGCTCAACGCTCATCGCGGAGAGGGCGCAGTCGTATTGGTTACCCACGATCCTCAGACGCTGGAGTATGCGAATAGGGTCTACACGCTGCAAGATGGAAGCGTCTTAGAGAACGGACAGGCTTTCGATCCAAAGCGACCATAA
- a CDS encoding glycosyltransferase, protein MSNAEPECMMHVLGDFRLAGAERFAANMLLHHDRSKYTPVGVCLYRKLGTSIEAELEEAGIEVHYLEKGERAGWEPVRKLRALFKQYRPVAVNTHMDGLQYAFFSMIQERVPARVHTLHNLAEKEGTNRGGRFFRWLAFKARIGGIAPVSIAREVQDSVKRFYGNIDSPLIMNGVPVARYQTPEGTGATWREANGFCPECPLLLHIGRFMSQKNHEMLLRSFARVVKEHPSAVLAMAGWGELEDQTRTLANELGLGESARFLGQRNDVPEMLAACDALLLPSHYEGNPLVVMEAMAAGRPVIATAVGGVPELIEHGVSGLLMPPGDEVAFATAVTDLLTNQEKRLNMGLAARQRADERFDIRHTVKAYEALYERLREAR, encoded by the coding sequence ATGTCGAATGCCGAGCCAGAATGCATGATGCACGTGCTGGGCGATTTTCGCCTGGCCGGGGCGGAGCGCTTTGCCGCAAATATGCTTCTCCACCATGATCGTTCAAAGTACACGCCTGTTGGGGTTTGTCTTTATCGAAAGTTGGGCACCAGCATCGAAGCGGAACTCGAGGAAGCGGGTATCGAGGTGCACTACTTGGAGAAGGGCGAGCGAGCGGGATGGGAGCCTGTGCGAAAACTGCGGGCTCTGTTCAAGCAGTATCGACCCGTAGCCGTCAACACCCACATGGACGGACTGCAGTACGCCTTTTTTTCGATGATTCAAGAGCGAGTACCGGCGCGCGTGCACACTTTGCACAACCTAGCCGAAAAGGAAGGCACCAATCGGGGCGGGCGGTTCTTTCGTTGGCTGGCGTTCAAGGCGAGAATCGGCGGCATCGCACCGGTCTCCATTGCACGGGAAGTGCAAGACAGCGTCAAGCGATTCTATGGAAACATCGACTCCCCGTTGATCATGAACGGCGTGCCGGTGGCTCGGTATCAAACGCCGGAAGGCACGGGCGCGACCTGGCGAGAGGCGAACGGCTTTTGCCCCGAATGCCCCCTGCTGCTGCACATTGGGCGTTTTATGAGCCAGAAGAACCACGAGATGCTCTTGAGAAGCTTCGCGCGCGTCGTCAAGGAGCACCCCAGTGCGGTATTGGCCATGGCGGGCTGGGGCGAGTTGGAGGATCAGACCCGAACGTTGGCCAACGAGCTGGGACTGGGCGAGAGCGCGCGGTTCCTAGGCCAGCGAAACGACGTGCCAGAAATGTTAGCGGCTTGCGACGCGCTGCTGCTGCCGTCGCATTACGAAGGAAACCCGCTAGTTGTGATGGAAGCGATGGCTGCCGGTCGTCCGGTGATCGCGACGGCGGTTGGCGGCGTGCCGGAGCTGATCGAACACGGGGTATCGGGCCTATTGATGCCGCCGGGCGATGAAGTTGCGTTTGCAACCGCCGTTACCGATCTGTTGACAAACCAAGAGAAGCGGCTGAACATGGGTCTTGCAGCTCGACAAAGGGCGGACGAACGATTTGACATTCGACACACCGTCAAGGCTTACGAGGCGCTTTACGAACGATTGAGGGAGGCACGATGA